A stretch of DNA from Methylomicrobium lacus LW14:
AATTGCGCACGGCTGCGAATTTTATGCCTATCTGGATGGCCACGCCGAGTTCGATGCGCTGTTCGCCTCTGCGATGGACAGTGTGGCGGCATTGACAGGCGACAGTTTCGCCATCGACTTTGCCTGGGAACGATTCGACCGCATCATCGATGTGGGCGGCTCGAAGGGCAGTAAAGCCTTAGCCATATTGAAGCGGCATCCGCATCTCAACGCGATCGTGTTCGATCGGAATCAGGTCGTGCAAACGGCGGCAGGCTACTGGACCGGGAAAGCATCTCCCGACCTCCTTTCCCGCTTGACCTTCCAAGCCGGGGACATGCTCGAATCGGTTCCCGCCGCCAAAGACGGCAAGGACATCTACTTGTTGAGCGCCGTCCTGCACGGCATGGATGATCAAAACTGCATCAAGGTGCTGCGCAATCTGGCCACGGCAAGCGCGGGCACCGGCGCCCGCATGGCGCTGCTCGAATGGGTTGTTGCGGAATGGAAGACCGATTTTGCCAGTGCGGCTTTCGATATGCAGATGTTCATGAATACCCGGGGCAGGGAAAGAACGCTGCCGGAATGGCAAAACCTTTTCGAGCAATCCGGATTGGCGTTTGAGGAGGAGGTAGGCCTGCAATCGATCGGGAAGATGCTGGTGCTGAGGGCTAAGGATTAAGACGCAACCGGGCTGGATAGAACGGCATCCAAGCAAAATTTTTTCATTCTCGATGTCATTTTTCCAGACTTTGTCTCTATCTATGACATAATTGAAAATCACCTTTTTCATTATCTTTATCATTCCCCATGACTATCCCAACGGGACGCTGGAGCCTCATTTTTTGGACCAGCCTCATCGCCATCCTATTCCTGGCCTTAATGCCTGCCGGACCCGAAATGCCCACGATGGGTTGGGACAAACTAAACCACCTCCTCGCTTTTGCCGTTTTGACTATCTTAGGGCGTCAAGGCTATCCGGGGCGTAAGCCGGCCGTGTTCATTGGCTTGCTGTTTTATGCGGGACTGATCGAAGTCTTACAGTCTTTCACGCCCGACCGCTTTGCAGAATGGGCAGACCTGTTTGCGGATGGGCTAGGGTTAATCATCGGATGGGGACTGGATGGCCTGTTCCGCAAACTGATTCCTCAGGCTGAAAGGTAGTTTTGTCTATCAAATTTTTGCTTTCGATCGACTGGCCGAGTTGTTGAGGGGGAAGCCGTGTCAGCTTATTGCACCATAACCGTTTCCCTGAAAGCATCACACGGAATTTTGTCGACCCAGGAATGTCTAATCGCGATTATTGCATCCTTGGCAATGCACAGTCTGAATTGACGCCCTCTATTCAAAAGCTATGTTCAATCAAATTCTCTACCCTCTGGAGGGTTCCTTCATGATTACCCTACGCTCGATTTGTTTAGTCCCTGCGCTGTTTGCTACGGCATTGCCGTCCCATGCCGCAGCTACGCCGGATACGCATGTTCATGTGATCGTGTCCCTGGTCGACAATGCATCGCAAGGCATCGTGCCGGTTCCCGCGAAAATCGGCAATGGCGATGACCCGCGCACCAATCTCTATTGGGGAGCGCTTTACGGCGTGAAAACCTTTTTGAGCAAGGCCGATGGCTGGCGCAAGCTGGGCTGTGAACAAGAGATTAGCGACACCATCCTGGAGCGCTGCGAGTTTGCCTGGAAGGACAAGCTCACCGTGACCGCCGAGGCCTATCGCGGCCGCCGGATCGACCAGGCGATGCTCGACTTTATGCAGCAAGCCGCGACGCCGCCCAATCCGGCAAAACGTGAAATGGTCGTGTTCATCGGCCATGACGGCTTGATGGACGAACAAAACCAGCCCATCGTCAATCGCTTCCCCAAACATGCCGAGCACGATAAACAAGCGGTTGTGCTGGCCTGCATGAGCAACATGTTTTTCGCCAATCATTTGCGTGCCGCAGGTTCAAAGCCGGTGGTCACGACTCATAGTTTCATGGCGCCGGAAGCCTATGTGCTGGAAGCGGTTGCCCGTGGTTTTGCAAACGGCGCGAGTGAAGAGGAATTGCGCAGCTCCGCCGGCATCGCTTATGCCAAATACCAGCATATCTCGGCCAAAGCGGGCAAGTCGGTTTTTGGTGCAAAAAAATCAGGCTAGACTTTGGTGCCGGACGGGATTATTCATCCTGTCCTGACTGTTTGGGGGAGCTTGGGCTGAACGATAATTTGCATAGACGATCAGTCTTCAAACATTTGCGATGAGGTTACAAATCCCGTCCCGCAAACGGATGCATCACATGTGGGAGCGCTTTTTAAGCGCGATCATGGAGCCATGCGAACATTGCCTTAAGTCGCGGTTGCAAACCGCTCCCACCTCGCGCCGACTCACTCGGGAATTTTCCGTCCATCCTTCGACAAGCTCAGGACGAACGGAAAATTTTATCGGGACGTTATTTATGACCCTATCCTAAGGTCTGTCGTAAGGTACGCTGCGCGTACCTTCTCAAAGCGTTCCGATGAATCAAGCCCCCCAAAGATACGGGGAGCGTACCCTTTACACGGCTATCAAAAAAACCAGCGTCAGCTGGTCGACTTCGCATGCGCGGAAGCCAGGGTTTTGCGCAGTTCGGTTTCGCATTGCTCCAACTGCGCGACCGCTTCGCTGCGCATCTTCTTGCCCTCGTCGGCGATCTGCAGGCTTTCCTCTATCGTCGCGATCAGCGTCTGATTGGCTTTCTTGACCGTTTCGATGTCGAATACGCCGCGCTCCAGTTGTTTGCGGGTTTCGGCATTGGCCAGTTTCAGGTTTTCGGCGTTCGCGGCCAGCAGCTCATTGGTCAGATCGGTCGCCGCCTTGACCGTTTCGGCCGCCTGCGAGGAGCGGTAAATGGTCACCGCCGTCGCCAGTTGCTGACGCCATAGCGGCACGGTGTTGACGATGGTCGAATTGATCTTGTTGACCAGGCCCTTATCGTTTTCCTGCACCAGGCGAATGCCGGGCAGGCTTTGCATCGAAACCTGCCGGGTCAGGCGCAGGTCATGAATGCGGCGCTCCAGGTCGTCGCGGGCCGCGCGCAGGTCGCGCAGGGCTTGCGCGGCGATCACTTCGGCGCTGGCTTCGGCCTGTTTGGCCTGTTCCGGAATGATGACTTCGTCAAGTTGCCGCAGTTTCTCAACGCCTGCGGCGATATAATCCTCCAGCGTATGGAAGTAATCCAGGTTGGCCTGATAAAGGCGATCCAGCGAGGTGATGTCGGTCAGCAAATGGGTTTTGTGCCGCTCCAGCTTGTCGGTGATGATGTCGATCTGCTTGCGCACTTCTTCGTATTGCTGCAGGAACTTGACGACCGGTTTGGCCCTGCCCAGCAACTTGTCGAATAAACCCTGTTTCTTGTTCGGGTCCAGATCGTCGACTTCAAAACCGCGTATCGTCGCCACCATTTCATTCAGATCATTGCCCGCCGGGCCAATGTCCTTGTTCTTGACCCCATCCAGCATGCGGTCGGAAATCGTGGTCAACTGCTCCTGCGCCTTGCTGCCGAAAAAAATGATCGACTGGGTATTGCTGAAATCGATTTCGTTCTGCAACTGCTGAATGCGCTGCTGCGTCTCCGGCGGCGCCTTTGCGAGCGGGACGATTTCGGCGGTAACGCCGGGGACAATCTCCTTCGACTCAAGATTCTCTGCGGTCGTTGTGGAAGCCTGCTGTTCACTCATGATTTAATCCTCGATGGTTTGACGGCGTCAAAGGATGCCTTCCCGTTTGAGCTGCGTGGTTAATACTTCGATTTTTACATCCAGATCAAAAACATCGTCTTCCAGCAGTTTTTGATGCTGTTCCTGGAATACTTCTTCAAGCGTATCCAGCACATTGCGGAAATTCTGTTCCAGTTCCCCGGATTGGGTTTGCTGGTGGGTTTTGGCATACCCTTCGGTCACCTGTCGGGCGCCGTCCAGATAGACATTCAGAAACTTGCGCGCACGGCGGAAATCCTTCGGATCGGCTTCAATCTCCGCCAGAATGCTGTCGGCAACTTCGCAAATGCGCTCGATGCGCCGGTTCAACTCGGCGTTTCGAATCTGCTTGTTGGCCTGCTCGATACTGCGGACGATGCGCGAGGAATCTTCGAGAGCCTGCAGGATTTCATCACCGGAATAGCCATGCGCGGCGATGATTGTCTTTTCCGCGCGCGGATCGAAGCCGTAACTCAGGTACATGCCCAGCAAGGCCCCGCCGGCAAACATCAGCGCCACCGGCAGCGAATGTCCCACGCCCAGCCAGGCGACCATGCCGGTCGTCAGCGCCGCGATGACGGCGGCGATCGTTTTTAACGGTTTTTGGGTGGCGCGGACGAGGCGGTTATTGGCGTACAGATGCTCGGCTTGCAGACCCTTGCGCAAGCACCAGGCAGACAGCATGTAGAGCGCAAAACCGGATGCGTCGACCAGAATGTCCAGCAACTGGCCTTTGCCCAAGGCGATAAACGTCGCCGGAATCAGCGCCGCCGGCAAAAAATAAAGCAGCATGCCGCGCGGGGAATAGCGCTGCAAAAGATCCGCGACAAGCCGTTTGGGTTTCCTGAATTGATTCATCATTCGGCCTGCGAACGGTGGGTTACAGAGGATTCAGCCGCATAGTCGGCACTGGTCGGAAAGGCTTTCACCAGCGCCTGGCAGGTCGCCAGTCCAATGGTTGCGACCAGCACGATAAAACCAAGCAATCTGCGTAATAGTACGGGCACCGTTGTCATCTCCCATCAGCATTCATTGTGACCTCATTATCCCACTACGGCCTAACATCTGGAAATACTTAATAACCGTGCGCCGGATGGCTACCAATAAGTCAACCCGTCCTTGCAAGACTTACCATTGGCTGAGCGGAGCCGAAGCCAACAAATCGCTTCGACTTTGCTCAGCTAAGGCTTAAGTTAACAGCGATGAGGTGG
This window harbors:
- a CDS encoding VanZ family protein, translating into MTIPTGRWSLIFWTSLIAILFLALMPAGPEMPTMGWDKLNHLLAFAVLTILGRQGYPGRKPAVFIGLLFYAGLIEVLQSFTPDRFAEWADLFADGLGLIIGWGLDGLFRKLIPQAER
- a CDS encoding 5-bromo-4-chloroindolyl phosphate hydrolysis family protein, translating into MMNQFRKPKRLVADLLQRYSPRGMLLYFLPAALIPATFIALGKGQLLDILVDASGFALYMLSAWCLRKGLQAEHLYANNRLVRATQKPLKTIAAVIAALTTGMVAWLGVGHSLPVALMFAGGALLGMYLSYGFDPRAEKTIIAAHGYSGDEILQALEDSSRIVRSIEQANKQIRNAELNRRIERICEVADSILAEIEADPKDFRRARKFLNVYLDGARQVTEGYAKTHQQTQSGELEQNFRNVLDTLEEVFQEQHQKLLEDDVFDLDVKIEVLTTQLKREGIL
- a CDS encoding toxic anion resistance protein, with the translated sequence MSEQQASTTTAENLESKEIVPGVTAEIVPLAKAPPETQQRIQQLQNEIDFSNTQSIIFFGSKAQEQLTTISDRMLDGVKNKDIGPAGNDLNEMVATIRGFEVDDLDPNKKQGLFDKLLGRAKPVVKFLQQYEEVRKQIDIITDKLERHKTHLLTDITSLDRLYQANLDYFHTLEDYIAAGVEKLRQLDEVIIPEQAKQAEASAEVIAAQALRDLRAARDDLERRIHDLRLTRQVSMQSLPGIRLVQENDKGLVNKINSTIVNTVPLWRQQLATAVTIYRSSQAAETVKAATDLTNELLAANAENLKLANAETRKQLERGVFDIETVKKANQTLIATIEESLQIADEGKKMRSEAVAQLEQCETELRKTLASAHAKSTS
- a CDS encoding methyltransferase, with amino-acid sequence MSLQKNAGAVRRFAKLIQFAAWLQNLPNKITPPPFRLIQIGSAFWQSRALHAVVRLDIASALGDETLPADVIAARVSAQEDAIYRLLRMLAAMGVFEEVSPRVFRNNALSAYLRKDHPKNVRAMILMHNSVEMNRPWYEHMEQGIRCGEVPFEIAHGCEFYAYLDGHAEFDALFASAMDSVAALTGDSFAIDFAWERFDRIIDVGGSKGSKALAILKRHPHLNAIVFDRNQVVQTAAGYWTGKASPDLLSRLTFQAGDMLESVPAAKDGKDIYLLSAVLHGMDDQNCIKVLRNLATASAGTGARMALLEWVVAEWKTDFASAAFDMQMFMNTRGRERTLPEWQNLFEQSGLAFEEEVGLQSIGKMLVLRAKD